The Hevea brasiliensis isolate MT/VB/25A 57/8 chromosome 1, ASM3005281v1, whole genome shotgun sequence DNA segment TAAATATTTCAACACAAAAAAGACAGATTTGAGCAATACACTCACGTCCAGTTTTTTGCAGAATCAcagttgcatctcatgcaactgtTAGCAGTGAAGACATAAGTGCCATTAGGAACGAGTAAAGGGTAATCTAGCGAGCTAGCGATCACCGATGAATTACAAGCTGCGAATTAACAACAGAACATCATTAATCCATAAAAAATCACTTGAATAATTCAAACTCAAAAACACCCCTTTTctctttaagaaaaaaaatttaacaaaatgaaaaattacaaaataaataaTCATTTGAGATATTAgctaaatgtttttttttttttaatttgttttataaAGGATTGGGAGACAGGTATTTATCACTATTCACTCAAAACCCCACTTTCTCAATATTATGCTAAGGCggcaaaaataattattgaacacTGGGATGAGGCAATATATGCCTGACATGATGAAAGAACAGAAGCAACATGTCATATGGAAAAGAGGACCCACATATTATAGGTACATTTGCCAAAGCTGTATGcaacaattttttttatattaaaacaaAAAAACTTACAGGGGCATTTGTATGGAAAAGAGGACCCACTTATTATAGGGACATTTGCATACAAAAATTGAATCCTATACTGCTATAGCTCGTACGTACAGCAATTGAATCAATGGTCACCACTGGCATAGAAGAGAAGATAGTGGAATGGGGACCATATATGCTATCATTCCTAGCTACTATTTTAAAATTAGGCATTTCAATTCTTACATTACTTTGAATATTCGTGTTCTACTATATAACAATTTGGGAagtaaaatattaactttctaAATTTCAAAAGTAtaatcaaatttttaaaataGGTTAAATAATTTATTACACTATACCTCTACACATTAGGGCAATGAACAAACCTAATATATCAAAGTACCTTTTAAAAATGTTGGAATTTTATCTAATTGACTaaaaagtaaaaaagaaaagaatttgagtaTCAAATGAGGAAATATCCAGTTTAGAAGAAAAAAGCAATTAGATGACCACATATTCAACTACTTGGCTAGATTTGCAAGGAAATTGAAGAGATAGCTGAGCTCTAATCAAACAAAATATAGATGTGTTTAATAGTTTAGCTGTAGAGAGAATAGATAGGAGCCCGCATCTGTCCAAGTAAAGTGTGGCTATGAATGCCCCCACTCATTTATTGCTGAGTTTGAAAATTTTCAAACCACTAACCAATAACAGGTTTTTCTTAAAAAGAAAAACCATGGCAAAGGATAGATAAtccaatgaaaaaaaaatcatccTAAAATAGATAATTATTACTGAATTGAATTGAATGGATTAGAAGTGACTAAATGACGGGAGGCAAGAGTCTGCAAAGAGATGGGTTTGCTTTGATTTAGATTACACATTACTAAAAGTTTAGAACTAATCAATTAATTAGCTGGTTTTTCACCCTTATAAATCCTTTGACTTCTTGTATTCTTTATATGTGAACTCTAAACAACAATCTcattaggggtggccacggtccggtTTCGAACCGGAACCGAACCGGAACCGGTTCGGTCAAAATCGAACCGGAAACGGTCAAAACCAGAACCGGTttcgaaccgaaccaaaaccgtccttctacggtttggttcaggttcatattttttagaaaCCGTGAACCGGCAATTCTGAACCGGATCAAACTagcgatttaaatacaaaaaaattcaataaatacttcactccactcctaattcatatatatatatatatatatatatatatatatatatatatatatatatatatatatatatatatatatatattattaattctctacacaattattctctatactctttttaattctcaatactctttcaatttctctcaaattttctaaataattattttctacactccttttaattctcaATACTTTCATAAttctcctactttattattttatatgctcactaaaatttttaatactatatcaattactctgttattactttatatattcaataaaattttcaataccctctattatgattttttttcttttatatttttttaattatcaattatcatataattttttaaaaaatggcaagtaatactcaactcaactcaattcaactaagtttttatcccaaaaatttattgggatcAGCTATATGGATATTttttttctccactctaaacgattttgggttaaatcctcgaaaatgtgtaatacttttaaatcatgttgtactattctccttcaagtcagtttaggtctacctatttttttctttctattctctaaaccaatgtgctctacttgtctaactggaactttcctatgtctatgcttcacatgaccaaaccacctcaatctcccttctctcaacttataactgaaaattttgattcctctaaatcctaaagggatacattggcaaaattaagttcatgcaaccttttctaattttttttttaaattaatttcatctctagtttttaataagttcaagtctttacttattaaatttttcttaaaaataagttaattttattctttttattcttattttattttgattaaaagatttctaagaaaaattaaaatatttttacaaatataacttacattataaatcaataaaattttcctctaattttttccttttaaGTCGTTCTTAAACCGCCCCAAAACCGCTTCCAAACCGTCCTTCAAACCGTCTTGAACTGTCATTTTTTGAATCCTCTTGTAAACCGTTTTAAACCGAGGCTCGAACCGGAACCGGCGGTTCAAGAACCGTCTTCCAAATCGTCCCATGATGGTTtagttcaggttcatgattttaTTAAACCTGAACATGAACCTGAACCTGAACCGACGGTTCAAGAACCGTAAGcggcggttcctgaaccgtggccacccctaaatTCATATccaataaaataacaaaatattaaaCTCATTCCACCTACGCGCCTAACCTTAACACTTGTGTGCCTTAGGCTATGTTCCTAGAGAGGTACCTATTGGTTTGGGGAGAAAAACTGAGCTTAATACTTACCCCTTAGCGCTTTTGGAGTTGGTGTTACTCCCTTTTATGAGGTAAAAGGATGAGGAATGAGttggggattttttttttttttaatagttatataattatgttaatttatttataattatatttattactaTTAAACATCTACTTCTGTTatctatatttattttaaataaattaatttttttatattgtatcataattaacaattaaatttttatattttaaaaatagattaaaatgtttctaaaatttaattctaTCCACACTTCAATCACTCTGTCTATTAAAACTTATGGGAAAAAAAAAGTATTAATAATGTTAAAGCTTATGGAAAAAGTATTCACAATTGTGAAATTTAgagcaaaataataatttatattaaaaatatattaaaatatttttaattttcattaacaATAAAAGTTTATAAAAATAGATGGAAGAACAAAATTATATGACCAAACCAAAACTTAAatacattttattgtatttttcaaAATGACATATCACACAAGAACTAACaaaataatttacccttattttttacttgaattttataTCAAACACGCTTAATCTTtgagtaaaaaataaataaatcttatcttagaaattttaattagacTTCTTCTCACTTAAccattattaagatagtttttcCTCCACTCTGTTATACCTACCAAATGCGCCATTAATCTTAATACTAATCCCTTAAAAAAATcttaatacttttttttttttgagaatatTAATACTAAATATTTAAAACTAAAAGGGAGAAAAAAAAGTGATTAAGATGTCTACGGAagtgaaaaggaaagaaaagaagggaaaaCCTTTGAGTGGGACATCAAGAACTTGGCCAGCCATGAGAGAACTGTCATTAACAATTGAATTAAGGCTCATAAGCGTGTCTTTAGTAGTGCCGTATTCCTCTGCAATCAACTCCAGCGTGCTCCCGGCTTCCACCACGTGTCCATAATGGACAACTCTCTCTCCTCCTACCTCATCGCAGCTGCACGGTAACGGAATCCACAGCTCATCCCTTGGATGAATCAAGCTCGCGTTCTTTATATTATTAACGGCCGCGATTTGCTGATTCGTCACCAATCCTGAGAACACCTCCCTAGCGATATGATCAAGGTCGTCGCCTGATTGAACGATGTAGGTGGGTTTCTTGTTAGAGATGCCAGTCCCGTTGGAGCACAAGCAAGTGAAGGGGATCTTGATAGTCTGCTGCGCGGCTACAGTTTGGTTGGGTAAGGTCGAGAGAGGGAAATTATTAGCGCCGAGGAGGGAGCGGAGGTTTTTGATTGAAAATAGGGCTTCAATGGCGGAGAGTGTGCTGGTATTCGGAGAGACATAGTCAATCAGGGCGTGGCAAGTGGCGGATGTGGTGCATTTGAAGGGCTGCGACTGCGAGGATGAATTAGTGGCGAGCGAAGCAAAGAACAGTAGCATTAGACTGAGAAGTAGATGAGCAGTAGGAAGAGCCATTTCTGGCTGCAATGGAGTTTTTGCGCGATgttcaaagaagaagaagaagaagaagagggcaGAATGGGGTTTTTGCTGGGTTTGAACTGTGGAAGAGGAGACTTTTATTTATCTGAAGAAGTTGGATTTGAAGTTCAGCGGCCTCGGGTTGGCAACTCTTGACATTGACATCCATGTTCGTTTGTCtaaataattttgataatttcaaataattaaatatttaaaaaataattaatctaAAATTAATGATATTTTTAGTCTGAAATCCCTTAATTTCAgcactttaaaaattaaaataataataataataataactcacTACAAGCAGGGACCTtattagattaattaatttaatccgtCGATGAAGATGCTGCTATATATTGGGTTTTTATTTGTTTAGACAAGTTCACAAACATGCGAACCAGAGGTTGTGAACTTCACGTGCCTACATTATCCAATGACAGTTCACATCTATGCATAAAATACTCGCATTCATATATTGTCATCTATAGCAATGATTCCATATAACAAGCCAAtcaaaactatatatatatatatatatatatatatatatatatatatatatatatatatatatatatatatatatatataattgaacattttataattttataaatacaaaagtgaagtttaaaaaaataattttatttttaattaactttttatttatgtgttaactttttatcatttcaattataatatttttttacccAAAAAAAAAGGTATTTATCTTCCATAGAATTACAGAGCAATCATAAATTTTTTCCATAATTGGGTCCTTTATTATAGCAAATCAATATGAGGCTAGGTCTACATATAAATTCAATTCTAATTCTaacaatatatataaaaaaaaaattactatttctTATAATTCATAAAAATTGATGTAAAATTGAAACACATATTGCATGTCGCATAGAAATGTTCATGCAGTCACTTGTAGAAATGTTAAGGATAAGATGGCTAAAAAATCgaatatttttgaattttttatttgctCAAATGGATTGgatgaatttaaataatatatattgaagCTTGGGATAAGTACAAATTCAAGAAGAAAGTTttgtaataaatttaaattttatatattgaatatttattatttaaatttatttaataattaattaaatgtaaaaatatatttttataataatatttataaattttatcataaaatttattgaaaaacaatAGACTTAAACAAAGAGAAATTTATTATAGATTTTCTTCGGTcattttcttcatcaatataGTAATCTTgactcaataaaatttaatttaatatttaaaatatttttaaacttttaaaatgcTATAATATCGCTTGTGGTCATATAGATCttcaatcaataaaaaaaaaatattattcaaaaattattacaagaaaaataattttataattttcgaaatagtaaaatatttaatttaacaccTATATTTATTTGAAAGTTTAATTTATCTATTTTCaactttttttatttaatttaactttaaaatattaagttaagttgaatttaatttaaaaattaaaatttattaaataaatttttttatttttccatttaagcttaaaaattaagaaatttactttttttatttttatatttttgagttaaattaaatttaaattaaaatttttaaattaaattaaaaaaattaaaaatatataaaattaaacttcTTCAATTTGTATAGGAGTGTAATTGAGACTGTATCGTCTTTATGAGTTTATCAAGGCACTCGAAGGGGTTTCATATCATCAAGTTGAGATTAAACCATTTTGAAatagaattaaattataataattatctatttaataaaataattttaatataatatttttcaatttaaaataaattttattatgaaaGTTGCATCcctatttgtgaatgaaatttatTTGTTCACTACAAACAAAAATTGCTAAGCCACGCTACGCCAAGAATCAATAATTAAATCGCATatcatatttattaattttacaaaattattttcaaatcatatgTCTACACGATTGTTACAAATTTTTATAgcccttttttttttaagatgCAGAATAAAAAAGTAGGAATTTTTATTGGTAATGAAAAATTATTActgatatattatttttaaaaattggtcACAATTGAAAATTTGTCAagtatgaaaattttctttttagaTTTTTGTTTAAGAAAAAAGTCAATTTTGcccttaaaaatatattttaaaaaaaatcaattacccttaaaaataaaaatGCTTCCTTTAAGAAAGATCCCCCCATGGATTGTTTTTACAATTCTTTTATTATTTCATAAAGTTTTCATTAAATTGTCactcaaaatttcattaaaatcttTTTAACACTAATTTTAgtttaaaattactattaaattattattttaatttaaagttaCCACTGTAAGTTAGAGATAACTTGTTTctacttttttatttatttttaataaatttttatttattcttttaataataaatatgcttttgtttattttattttttatttatatgaagttagattttctataaaaataacttttaattttaatttaaaactatCACCGTAACCAACAATATCTACTCCCTTTATCTTTTTAACTGAATTGCTTTCAATGAATTCTTTTAATCataaatttgtttttttttatttcttttttaaatatAGTTGAATTCTTTTGTATTTTCCCTTTTGAGTTCATTTATGTTTTATACGAAATATGTTTATTGattgtaaattattattaatttattgtattaaataaatataatattttaaaaaattataataaaaaattttactaaCGAAAATATTAAGATACTAAAACAATTAATAATTATGGCTgtcaaaaaaaataattaataatatacagaaattttttattaatagtaaatcatattatatattgAAAACATGTACTTcttcatttaaataaatataaaatttatttttcataatttacaaaaatatctatatttatataagtgtaaaaaatattaaaatttaacagagATATATCATATATCCAATAATATCCCTTCATTAAATTGTGTTTTAAGCTATTTTATGTcaattcttttattaataaaattgacACATTCTGAGTTGGGACGCGAAACGATAAACGGTAGccatcaatttccaaaaattgagAATAATCTTCTAAGGCAAAAAAGAGAGAAGATTACTGACCTCTGAGGGGAACGTCAATGGTGTTTCCAGCAATAAGCTTACTATCATTGGGAATATTATTGAGCTTAAACAGCACATCGCTCTTAGTTCCAAACTGCTTTGCAATGCCTTCCATGGTGCTCATTGATTCCACCACATGCGCATAATGGACAACCCTCTGCTCTTCCACATCATCGCAACTACAGGGCAATGGAATCGTCAGCTTTTCTCCGACTTGAATCAAATCGGGATCTGGAATGTTATTAACTTCTGCGATTTGTGGGTGTGTGACCAAACCAGCGAACACGGTGTTTGCGATATAGTACAGCCCATCGTCTTTTTGAACAGTGTACTTAGGAACATGGTTTGAGATACCAGACCCATTAGAGCAAATGCAAGGGATTGGGATTTTGACCACTTGTTCTACATTTATAGTGTAGTTTGATAAGGTAGAAGGAGGAAGGTTGTTTGCACCTAGAAAAGAGTTCAGGTCATGGACTTTAAAGAAATTTTGGAGGTGGAGGATGGTGGTTTTGTTGGGGGATTTGTAGCCAACTAGAGAAGTGCAAGTGGTTCGAGTTTGAGTGCATTTAAATCCAACTTGGGCATTTGATAATTTGGTGGCAAAAGCATAAAAGAAGAGTAGAGAGACAAATATGTCATGAGAAAAACCCATATTTCTTGTTTTTCTGGGTTTGGGACTTTAGGTTCTGATTGGGATTTAAAATGGCGGAGGACTTAGAAGAAGGTGGTAGGTATGAAAGtgaaagaactggtttctcattGGAAGAAAAGTCAATTCTGTGCCCAAACTTTTTGTTTTTtcttaaatcaattcaaaacttttaatttaattctaaatcaactcaatttttaattaaaat contains these protein-coding regions:
- the LOC110640760 gene encoding lysM domain-containing GPI-anchored protein 2 isoform X1; the protein is MALPTAHLLLSLMLLFFASLATNSSSQSQPFKCTTSATCHALIDYVSPNTSTLSAIEALFSIKNLRSLLGANNFPLSTLPNQTVAAQQTIKIPFTCLCSNGTGISNKKPTYIVQSGDDLDHIAREVFSGLVTNQQIAAVNNIKNASLIHPRDELWIPLPCSCDEVGGERVVHYGHVVEAGSTLELIAEEYGTTKDTLMSLNSIVNDSSLMAGQVLDVPLKACNSSVIASSLDYPLLVPNGTYVFTANSCMRCNCDSAKNWTLQCQPSQLRPANNTWLTCPSTTLCEGADNLSIGNTTIVGCNQTSCAYSGFNNQTILTTLATVNTCPAISPGPGNNTSKIGLSWKFLFISVHLIMLCLHLLW
- the LOC110640760 gene encoding lysM domain-containing GPI-anchored protein 2 isoform X2; translation: MGFSHDIFVSLLFFYAFATKLSNAQVGFKCTQTRTTCTSLVGYKSPNKTTILHLQNFFKVHDLNSFLGANNLPPSTLSNYTINVEQVVKIPIPCICSNGSGISNHVPKYTVQKDDGLYYIANTVFAGLVTHPQIAEVNNIPDPDLIQVGEKLTIPLPCSCDDVEEQRVVHYAHVVESMSTMEGIAKQFGTKSDVLFKLNNIPNDSKLIAGNTIDVPLRACNSSVIASSLDYPLLVPNGTYVFTANSCMRCNCDSAKNWTLQCQPSQLRPANNTWLTCPSTTLCEGADNLSIGNTTIVGCNQTSCAYSGFNNQTILTTLATVNTCPAISPGPGNNTSKIGLSWKFLFISVHLIMLCLHLLW